Part of the Lysobacterales bacterium genome, GATCGAGATGCCCAGGCCCATCGCCACGTACTGCTTGATCACCTCCCAGCCGCCGACCTCCAGGGCGACGGTGTAGGGCACGCGTCGCTGCTGGAACACCAGGTCGACCAGCCGCCAGGTGGACAGGCGCTTCGGCGGCAGGATCAGGCCATGGGGGCTGAGGTCCTCGAGGCGCAGCTCGGTCATGTCGGCCAGCGGGTGGCCGAGCGGCGCGATCAGCATCGGATCGAAGTGGTGCACGGCCTCGTAGGCGATGTCGGGCGGCACCTCGATCATCGAGCCCACGGCCAGGTCGACCTGGTCGTTGCGCAGCAGGGCCAGGCCGTCGCGGCCAGTCACGTTGTGCAGGTGCACGTGCACGCCGGGGTGCTGGTCGCGGAAGCGCCGCACCAGGGGCGGCAGCAGGTGCAGGATGGTGGACTCGCCGGCGGCGATGTTCAGCTCGCCGGTGTCCAGGCCGGCGAGCTGGCCACGCAGCGCCTCGCCGATGCCGTCGATGCCCTCGACCAGCGGGCGGGCCAGGTCGTACAGGGCCTGGCCTTCGCGGGTGACCCGCAGGCTGCGGCCGGCGCGCTCCAGCAGCGGCTGGTCGAGTTCCTTCTCCAGCGCCGAGAGCTGAAGGCTCACGGCCGGCTGGCTGAGGTACAGGGCCTCGGCCGCGCGCGCCAGGCTGCCGAACTTGACCAGCGCGCAGAATGCCCGCAACTGCTTGAGGCGGTTGCCTTTGTAGTACCAGCGGCGATCCGGCTCGGGCATCGGTGAAGGGTCTGGCCCCGGCTGACTGGCTGGGACGTTAACAGAACGAAAGCGTTTGTTTGAAACAACTGGTTTGTGAAAGCCAGACCCCGGATGGCACAGTCGCGTCGCCCCGCCCCGGCGGATCGTCGAACGCAAGGAAACACCCCATGGCAGCGGACGCCTCCCATCCCGCCCCGGTCACCGTCGCCGCTCCTGCCGGCAGCCCCGACCCCGACCTCCTGACGCCGCCGGTCCTCGCACTGGTCGCCGGCCTCGAACAGCGCTTTGGCGCGCGTCGGCGCGACCTGCTGACCCGTCGCCACGAACGCCAGCTGGCCATCGATGCCGGCGCCCTGCCCGATTTCGACCCGGCCTCCGCCGACCTGCGCAACAGCGACTGGCAGGTGGCGACCCTGCCCGACCTGCTGCTCGACCGTCGCGTCGAGATCACCGGTCCGGTCGACCGCAAGATGGTGATCAACGGCCTGAACTCGGGCGCCCGGGTGTTCATGGCCGACTTCGAGGACGCCAGCTCGCCGACCTGGGCGAACATGGTCGAAGGCCAGGCCAACCTGCGCGACGCGGTGGCCGGCACCATCGAATATCGCTCGCCACAGGGCCGGGTCTACCGCCTGGCCGGACGCACGGCCGTGCTGATGGTGCGGCCGCGCGGCTGGCACCTGGACGAGAAGCACGTCCGGCTCGACGGCGCGCCGGTCTCCGCCAGCCTGTTCGATGCCGCGGTGTTCTGCGCGCTGTGCGCCGTCGACCTGCACCGCGCCGGGCGCGGCCCCTTCCTCTACCTGCCCAAGCTGGAACACGGCGCCGAGGCGGCGCTGTGGGACGACGTTCTGGCCGCGATCGAGTCGGCACTTGACCTGCCGCGCGACACCATCAAGGTCACCGTGCTGATCGAGACCCTGCCGGCGGCGTTCCAGATGGACGAGATCCTGCACGCCCTGCGCGGCCGTGTGGTGGCGCTCAACTGCGGCCGCTGGGACTACATCTTCAGCACCATCAAGACGCTGCGCGCGCGCCCGGACCGCCTGCTGCCCGACCGCGGCCAGGTCACCATGGCCGCGCCGTTCCTGCGCGCCTACGCCGACCTGCTGGTGCGCAGCTGCCACCGGCGCGGCGCCCTAGCGATGGGCGGCATGGCCGCGCAGATCCCGATCCGCGGCGACGAGGCGGCCAATACCGCGGCGCTGGACAAGGTGCGCGCCGACAAGCTGCGCGAGGTCCGGGCCGGCCACGACGGCACCTGGGTGGCGCATCCGGACCTGATCGCCGTGGCCCAGACAGTGTTCGACACCCACATGCCCGGCCCGAACCAGCGCGAGGTCCGCCGCGACGAGGTCTCGGTCGGCCGGGACGCGCTGCTGGACCTGCCGTCCGGCCCGGTCACTGCCGCCGGCTACCGCAGCAATGTCGAGGTCGCGGTGCGCTACATGGCCGCCTGGCTGGACGGCCTGGGCTGCGTCCCGATCCACCACCTGATGGAGGACGCCGCCACCGCCGAGATCGCCCGCGCGCAACTGTGGCAATGGCAGCGCCATGGCGCCCGCCTGGACGACGGACGCGTCGTGGACGGCCGCCTGTTCGACGGCACCCTCGACCAGGTGCTGGCAGGGCTGCGCGCCGCCGATCCCGCCGCCCTGCCCGGCCACGGCCGCCTGGACGCCGCCGCCGCGCTGCTGGCGCAGGCCACGCACGCCACCGAACTGCCCGACTTCCTGACCCTGCCCGCCTACGCGCAGCTGCCCTGAGCGCCGCTGCCGGTCGCGCCACCCGCCACCTTCGCCCACGTCGATGAGGACCACCGCACCATGAGCACCGCGCCGAACGCCGAGCAACTCAAGCTGGACTGGGCCAACCACCCGCGCTGGCAGGGCGTGCAGCGCCCCTACGGGGCCGAGGACGTCGTCCGCTTGCGCGGCACCGTGCACGTCGAGCATTCCCTGGCACGCCGGGGCGCCGAGCGCCTGTGGCGTTCGCTGCACGAGCTGCCGTTCGTCAATGCCTTGGGCGCATTGACCGGCAACCAGGCGATGCAACAGGTCAAGGCCGGCCTGCAGGCCATCTACCTGTCCGGCTGGCAGGTCGCCGCCGATGCCAACACCGCCGGCGCCATGTATCCGGACCAGTCCCTGTACCCGGTCGACTCTGTGCCGCAGGTGGTGCGCCGGATCAACAACACCCTGCTGCGCGCCGACCAGCTCCACCACGCCGAAGGCCACGACGGGATCGACTGGCTGGTGCCGATCGTCGCCGACGCCGAGGCCGGCTTCGGCGGCGTGCTCAACGCCTACGAGCTGATGAAGCACATGATCGAGGCCGGCGCCGCCGGCGTGCACTTCGAGGACCAGCTCGCCAGCGCCAAGAAGTGCGGGCACATGGGCGGCAAGGTGCTGGTGCCCACCCGCGAGGCGGTGCAGAAGCTGGTCGCCGCCCGCCTGGCCGCCGACGTCGCCGGCGTGCCGACCCTGATCGTCGCCCGCACCGACGCCATGGGCGCCGGCCTGGTCACCTCCGACATCGACGACAACGACCGGCCGTTCCTGACCGGCCAGCGCACCGTCGAGGGCTTCTTCGAGGTGCGCATGGGCATCGGGCAGGCGATCAGCCGGGGCCTGGCCTACGCGCCCTACGCCGACCTGATCTGGTGCGAGACCTCGACGCCGGACCTGGACGAAGCACGCCGCTTCGCGCAGGCCATCCACGACCGCCATCCGGGCAAGCTGCTGGCCTACAACTGCTCGCCCAGCTTCAACTGGAAGAAGAACCTGGACGAGGCCACCATCGCCGCCTTCCAGAAGGAACTGGCGGCGATGGGCTACCGCTTCCAGTTCATCACCCTGGCCGGCTTCCACGCCCTCAACCATTCGATGTTCCAGCTCGCCCGCGGCTACCGGGAGCGGCAGATGGCCGCCTACGTCGAGCTGCAGGAGGCCGAGTTCGCGGCGGAGGCGCAGGGCTACACGGCCGCCCGCCACCAGCGCGAGGTCGGCACCGGCTACTTCGACCAGGTCAACCAGGTGATCGCCGGCGGCCTGTCATCGTTGTCGGCCCTGCACGGCTCGACGGAGGAACAGCAGTTCGTGCACGCGGCCTGACCCCAGGCCGGCCACCGCCTTCGCCGATCCCGATCGGCGCGGCCGCCAGGCTGCGCCGATGCCTATACTTCGGGCCCGATCGGAACCGATGAAGGCGATGCCCGAACACGACCTGACCACTGGCACGTCCGGCCGCCGCCCGGCGCGCCCGGGCCACGCGACCCGGCTTGCGGCCGGACGGGTACTGGCTTTGCTGCTTGCGGCCCTCACCATGCCGGCCGCCGTGGCAGACGACCTGGCCGCGCGTTCTCTGGCCCTGGTGGAGCAATTGCTGGTGACGGCGCCATTCCGAATCCCGGCCAGCGCCCGACAGGGGGAGATCCGGTACGAGGTGCGCTTCCGCGACGGTCGCCACTGGTCCTGGCCGCAGACCGGCGAGCAGCGCGTACGCACGGACCGAGGCGGGTGGTGGCTGACCGTCTGCGACGACTGCGGCAGCGAGGCCCGGCCGGACGACGCCGAACTCGACCGCCTGCGCCTGCCGAATGCCTGGGTCGACAGCGACCATCCCCGTGTGCGCCGCTTCGCCCGGCGCCATGCGGGCAGCGGCACGCTGGCGACCCGCATGAGACGCCTGACCCAGGCGGTGCAGGCGCATATGGACGGGGCGGTCGACTACCGATACTACGACAGCGCCAGTGTGGTGTTGCGCTCACGCAGCGGCGACTGCACGGAGGCCGCCGTACTGCTGGCAGCGACCGCGCGTGCGATCGGGTTGCCGGCGCGCATCGCCTACGGCCTGGCCTACTCCAGCCGGTTCACGGGACGCGCGCACGTGTTCAGTCCGCATGCCTGGGTACAGGTCTGGGACGGGGAACGCTGGCGCAGCTTCGACGCCGCGCTGGGGGACTTCGACGCCGGCCTGATCGCCCTGCATCTGGGCGACGGCGATCCCGCTTCGCTGCCGGCGGTGATGGAGGCGATCGCGCACCTGCACATCGAGTCGGCTGCCGAGGTCAGGCGAAGCCGGCGGGTGCCATCCGGGCAGCCGGCCGATGCCGGGCGGCCTCAGTCGTCGTCGTCCTCGTAGACGACCGGCAGGACCGACAGGTCGCTTTCGTCGACCCAGGTCGCCTCGTCCGGCCGGCTCACCCCACCGACGAATAACAAGATGGGCTCGAGCGGGCCCTCGCCGCGCGAATCCCCCGGATGGCCGGTATCCGTCCCGACCATGACGCCCGGGTGCGGGTCGGCAACCGCATCGTCCGGTTGCTCCTTCG contains:
- the aceA gene encoding isocitrate lyase; amino-acid sequence: MSTAPNAEQLKLDWANHPRWQGVQRPYGAEDVVRLRGTVHVEHSLARRGAERLWRSLHELPFVNALGALTGNQAMQQVKAGLQAIYLSGWQVAADANTAGAMYPDQSLYPVDSVPQVVRRINNTLLRADQLHHAEGHDGIDWLVPIVADAEAGFGGVLNAYELMKHMIEAGAAGVHFEDQLASAKKCGHMGGKVLVPTREAVQKLVAARLAADVAGVPTLIVARTDAMGAGLVTSDIDDNDRPFLTGQRTVEGFFEVRMGIGQAISRGLAYAPYADLIWCETSTPDLDEARRFAQAIHDRHPGKLLAYNCSPSFNWKKNLDEATIAAFQKELAAMGYRFQFITLAGFHALNHSMFQLARGYRERQMAAYVELQEAEFAAEAQGYTAARHQREVGTGYFDQVNQVIAGGLSSLSALHGSTEEQQFVHAA
- a CDS encoding transglutaminase domain-containing protein, which codes for MKAMPEHDLTTGTSGRRPARPGHATRLAAGRVLALLLAALTMPAAVADDLAARSLALVEQLLVTAPFRIPASARQGEIRYEVRFRDGRHWSWPQTGEQRVRTDRGGWWLTVCDDCGSEARPDDAELDRLRLPNAWVDSDHPRVRRFARRHAGSGTLATRMRRLTQAVQAHMDGAVDYRYYDSASVVLRSRSGDCTEAAVLLAATARAIGLPARIAYGLAYSSRFTGRAHVFSPHAWVQVWDGERWRSFDAALGDFDAGLIALHLGDGDPASLPAVMEAIAHLHIESAAEVRRSRRVPSGQPADAGRPQSSSSS
- the aceB gene encoding malate synthase A, with the protein product MAADASHPAPVTVAAPAGSPDPDLLTPPVLALVAGLEQRFGARRRDLLTRRHERQLAIDAGALPDFDPASADLRNSDWQVATLPDLLLDRRVEITGPVDRKMVINGLNSGARVFMADFEDASSPTWANMVEGQANLRDAVAGTIEYRSPQGRVYRLAGRTAVLMVRPRGWHLDEKHVRLDGAPVSASLFDAAVFCALCAVDLHRAGRGPFLYLPKLEHGAEAALWDDVLAAIESALDLPRDTIKVTVLIETLPAAFQMDEILHALRGRVVALNCGRWDYIFSTIKTLRARPDRLLPDRGQVTMAAPFLRAYADLLVRSCHRRGALAMGGMAAQIPIRGDEAANTAALDKVRADKLREVRAGHDGTWVAHPDLIAVAQTVFDTHMPGPNQREVRRDEVSVGRDALLDLPSGPVTAAGYRSNVEVAVRYMAAWLDGLGCVPIHHLMEDAATAEIARAQLWQWQRHGARLDDGRVVDGRLFDGTLDQVLAGLRAADPAALPGHGRLDAAAALLAQATHATELPDFLTLPAYAQLP
- a CDS encoding LysR family transcriptional regulator, whose amino-acid sequence is MPEPDRRWYYKGNRLKQLRAFCALVKFGSLARAAEALYLSQPAVSLQLSALEKELDQPLLERAGRSLRVTREGQALYDLARPLVEGIDGIGEALRGQLAGLDTGELNIAAGESTILHLLPPLVRRFRDQHPGVHVHLHNVTGRDGLALLRNDQVDLAVGSMIEVPPDIAYEAVHHFDPMLIAPLGHPLADMTELRLEDLSPHGLILPPKRLSTWRLVDLVFQQRRVPYTVALEVGGWEVIKQYVAMGLGISIVTGFCLSAQDHERLVVRNLRAYFPQRSYGVVVRKGRLPGSHARRFIDLVRPGLFTRSHSEPGHSER